Genomic DNA from Paenibacillus sp. MBLB1832:
CAGGAGGAGATTTTTGGCCCTGTATTGCCTGTTATTCCTTATACCGATCTGAAATCCCTATTAGATCAAAAGGTGATCCAGCGTGATGCATTGGTCGCATATGTGTTTAGCAAGAACAAGCAACACATTGAATGGATGAAAAACTACATGCGATCTACGACCGTCAGTGTGAATCAAGTCATCCACCATGGCGCCAATCCCCGAGTTGCTTTTGGCGGCGTGGGGCGCAGCGGACATGGCAGCTATCACGGCAAAGCGGGATTTCTAAGTTTCAGTTATGAGAAGACGGATTACAACGCGTATCGCTACTTGCATGTGTCCGATAAATTTCCACCCTATTCAGATCAAGACATGCGCATTGTGCGCAAATTTAGAAAATGGCTGTTGTAAGGGAACAATGAAATCGTCTAGGAGGATTGCCGTGCCCCCAATATCTTTTCCTATCTTTTGGACTGTTAGCATTGACATATTCGCTTGGGCTTTTTTTCATATCGTCGTTTCCGTCTTTTGCTTGAAGCTTCCGTTGGCCTATTTTCTGAAAGACAGTGTCTGGTATCGGCTTTTCGCATGGGAGAAATCAGGAAAGTTATGGCAGAAGCTATTGCTCGTAAAAAGATGGAAAGGGCGTCTGATAGACGGGACAGCGATTCTGAAAAAAGGGTATGGCAAGAAGAAATTGCATGGCACCCGCGTAAGCGACTTGAAAGTATTCGCCGCGGAAACCAAGCGCGCGGAGCTGACTCACTGGTTGTCTATAGTGCCAGCACCGTTATTTTTCATATGGAACCCTATCTGGGCGGGTTGGGTTATGATCCTGTATGCTGGTATGTTCAATTTGCCGTTCATCATTGTGCAGAGATATAATCGCGGGCGAATCGAGGCCATTACATCAGGGGCGAATAAAACGGGAGCGGGGTCATTCTCATGAGCAAAAAGGTCATTGTTATTGGCGCAGGCGTCGCAGGGCTTGCCAGCGCCATAAGACTGCAGCATGCTGGATACAAGGTCGAAATCTATGAGAAAGGACCATTGCCGGGCGGGAAAATGAACCGGATTGAAACGGGCGGTTACAAATTTGATCTGGGACCAACGATCGTCATGATGCCGGAGTTGTACAGAGAAATTTTTGAACTGTGCGGACGTAATGCCGATGACTATATTCCCATGGAGAGATTAGACCCGATGTACCGGGTGTATTATAAGGATATCCCCAATGAACCATTCGATATTTCCTCCGATCTTGTGGAATTGACGAAGACGATCGAAAAAATCAGCGAAGAGGATATGGAGGGCTTCTTTCTCTATCTGCATGAAATTTATAAACGATTTATGGTCGCCAAGCACAACATTATCCAGAGACCCTTCCGTAAATTCAGAGATTTCTATAACTTCTCCATGCTGAAGAAAGCATTGAAACTGAAGACGTTCGACACGGCAGATCGTTTTATGAGCAAATATATGAAGAATGAACGGCTAAAGCAGATGATTAGCTTTCAGACCTTGTACATTGGCATTTCCCCTTTTAAAAGCCCGTCGTTTTATACCATGATTCCCATGATACAATTTATGTATGGTGTTTGGTTTATTAAAGGCGGTATGTTTACCATGGCTCATGCGATGGAGAAGCTCTTCAAAGAACTGGGCGGGACTATCCACTATAACAAAAATGTGCAGGAAATAGACATACAGAACGGTAAAGCAAGAGGCATCCTTGTAGACGGGGAGAAAGTCCCGGCGGATTTCGTGGTATGCAATGCAGACTTCCCGTACGCCATCAAAAATTTGGTGAAAGACCGGGCGGCAAAAGGGAGATTCACGGATAAAAAAATCGATAAAATGAAATACTCCTGTTCTTGTTTTCTTCTATATTTGGGTATGAATAGAAAATACGAGGAAATCGAGCACGTTCATAATTTTATTTTTACGGAGGATTTGAAAAAAAACCTGGATGACATTTTTGCGGGGAATAAACTGACCAATGGGTCGTTTTATGTCTATATCGCATCCAAAATGGATCCTTCGCTTGCCCCCGAAGGAAAAGACGGTTTATACATCCTGATGCCGGTTTCCCATGTAGCTTCAGCTAATTATGAATGGAATGAGGAAACGATTCAGGATTACCGAACCTATATATTAAACACATTAATGAAGATTCGTGGTTTTGAACAAATAGAACAGGAGATCGTCACAGAAACATGCATCACGCCGCGCGACTTCGAATCAAAGTTTAATGCCTTTAATGGCTCTACTTTCGGTCTGATGCCGATCTTGTCTCAGAGCAATCATATGCGACCGCAGAGCAAGGCCAAGGATTGCGACAATCTGTACTTTACTGGCAGCAGCACGCATCCGGGAGCGGGTGTTCCCATTGTGCTATTATCGGCTAGAATTGCCGCACAGGAACTGATTCAGGATGATCAAGGAATTGTATTCGATTATAGCGGGAAGTGAAGCAGCATGAATGCAATTCATTTACCTTGAGGAGGAAATGGCTATGACCGTTTCAGAAGAAATCAATCTTATCATTGGTTCACTGGCTCTTCTAGTGGGACTTTTGATGTTCTGGACGTTTCCCATTATCAAGACAACAGAGAAAAACGGTCAACTGTTCCCGCTGCTGTCCATCATCATTCCTGCCCGAAACGAGGCAGGCCGGATTTCCCCGTTGCTGCGTTCATTGCAAGAGCAGCATTACCAGTCATTCGAGGTTCTGATTGTTGACGATCATTCGACAGACCAGACTGCGAATATTGCCAGAAGTTTTGGTGCCAAGGTTCTACAGAACAAAGCCGTAGATTCAGGATCAGGCAAATCTACGGCCTGTTGGCATGGAGCTCAGCACGCGAAAGGGCAATGGCTTCTGTTCTTGGATGCAGATACTTCTTTCACGGATGCTGACAGCCTATTTAAGATACTGGGGTTCTATCATCGAAAAGGCGCTAGGGGGATTTTATCCCTGCAGCCCTATCATACCGTGCATCGATTATATGAGAATCTATCGGCCATTTTTAACGTAATTGTGTTTGTCGGCATGAATGTATTTACAATCTGGGGGTCAGCTTTTAAAGCGGCAGGCTCTTTTGGTCCGAGTATCGTGTGCAATAAAAAGGATTATTTCTTGGCAGGGGGGCATCACAAAATCCTGGGCGCCGTGATGGATGATCTGGCACTGGGGCAGGCCTTCATGGATAATAACCTTCCTGTCTATTGTATGGGCGGGAGCGGAGTGATCACTTTCCGCATGTACCCGGAAGGTCTCAAAAGTCTTGTCGAAGGATGGTGCAAAAGCTTTGCCGTCGGTTCAAAATCCACCCATCCGGTCGTGATGGCAATGATCATCCTTTGGATTACCGGCGGTTTTATGAGTACTGCAGCCCTCATTTCCTCCATTATGGTATTCAATATAAGTGGCATGGCGTCCAGTGGTCTGTTATACGCGGCGTATGCTTTACAGACGTTGCGATTGGCACGCAGATGCGGCAATTTCAATCGATGGATATTCTTATTCTATCCGTTATTGTTTTTATTTTTCTCGGCCATACACCTATATTCCCTATTCCGGGCACATGTTCTGCATTCGGTAAGCTGGAAAGGTCGTAAAATAGATGTGTAAGGTTCTCGACTAAAATCCGGAAATAATCACAAAATATATAAAAAGGCGATGGGCATATCTCAATGCATGTACATACTCGATCCTTTTTATAACGGTGAATAGCAGGAGGAAGCGATGAACTTACAAAGTGGAACATACTACTGGCCGACTACATATCTCGATGCTCCTTCATACCCCGCTTTAAAGGGAAACCTGCAATGTGACGTCTTAATTGTAGGTGGAGGGAGCTCCGCCGCACAATGTGCGTATTATCTGGCTGATTCTGACCTTGATGTCGTTGTTATTGAAAAGGGTAAAATTGGACATGGCAGTACAAAATCGAATACTGCGCTGATTCAATATTCCGGGGAAAAAATGTTCACCGATTTAATTCATACCTTTGGTGAGGACTACATTGGCCGTCATCTGCAATTATTACGACAAGCAGTAAATGAAATTGAAATGGCTGCAAATGCGGTGGATATCGATTGCGAATTTACAAGAAGAGATACTTTATATGCGGCCAGTTGCCAAGAAGATATCATCCGGTTGCAGAAGGAGTATGAGTTATTAAAAAAGCATGGGTTTGAACTTTCATTTTGGACAAAAGAGGATATTGAACGTAATTACCCTTTTTCCAGAGATGCTGCCATTTATTCTTATGATGATGGAGAACTTAACCCTTATAAGTTCACTCATGCTTTGTTTGACTATGCGGCTAAGAAAAATATTCATATATTTGAAAATACTGAAATGAATGGACATCATTATGATGCAGAGACAGACTGCATGAAGATTTCTATAAAAAAGGGATATTCCATTACAGCACGCAAGGTTATTTTTGCTGCAGGTTATGAAGGTATGGACATCAGGAAGGAGAAAATGGTTTCCTTTGTGAGTACCTACACCGTAACAACAAATCCAGTGGATGATTTCTCCACTTGGTATAACCGTACACTGCTATGGGAGACCGCTCGTCCCTATTTATTTATGCGTACAACGGCAGATAACCGCATCATTATCGGCGGTTTAGATGACAATACGACCCATCCGGAGGATCGGGACAGCAAGTTAATGCATAGGAAGGAAAAGCTAATCGAGGAATTTCATAAGCTGTTTCCTGATATCAACGTAGAACCCGAATACTACCTGGCCTCTTTTTACGGCGGATCAGTGGACGGTCTTCCTATCATTGGCGTTTATGATCAGTATCCTTGCTGCTACTTCCTATTTGCATTTGGCGACAACGGCACTGTATACAGCCAACTCTTATCAAAACTGATTAGAGATCATATTGTCACAGGCAGTAGTCCTGATTTCGAACTCTATTTGCCAGATCGTCCGGTGCTGTCCGTATCATCAAAGAGAGAGGAAGTATCCAAATGAGAGTAAGAGTCATTGGCAGATGGGGCGCATTTCCAAGAGCTGGTGAAGCGACTTCAGGCTATTTGTTAGAAGTAGGAAGTCACAAAATTTTACTCGATTGTGGAAGCGGTGTGTTGGCAGCTTTACAGAAATTTATTGAGCTAAGAGACCTAACATCTGTATTTCTATCTCATCGTCATTATGATCATATGGCAGACTTAGGTTGCCTTCAATACGCATGTTTAATTGATATGGATCTACAACGTCGAGATACGCCGCTGAGGCTCCTAACTTCGGAGGAAGTTGAAGGAGAATGGTCAATTCCTGTTATGAAGGGCACGCAGGAAATTGGAGTTAATGAAAGTGCTAGGGTAACATTGGAGGATGGCGTAAAGGTAACTTTCTTCCGAACCAATCATGATGGTTATTGTTTAGGAGTAAGGATTGAATTTGAAGGGAGAGTATTAGCCTATACGGCTGATACTCGCTACGATGAGACGCTTGTACCTTATCTGAAAGACGCGGATCTCCTTATTACGGAATCTTCTTTTTATGCAGACTTCCATGCAGCTCAGTATGGCCATATGAATTCATATGAAGCAGGGAAGTTAGCATCGAAGGCAAATGTAAAGAAGTTGCTGTTATCGCATTTGCCCCATTTTGGTAATACGCAGTTATTGAAGGAAGAAGCCGCGGTTATGTTTAATGG
This window encodes:
- a CDS encoding glycosyl-4,4'-diaponeurosporenoate acyltransferase CrtO family protein, translating into MKLPLAYFLKDSVWYRLFAWEKSGKLWQKLLLVKRWKGRLIDGTAILKKGYGKKKLHGTRVSDLKVFAAETKRAELTHWLSIVPAPLFFIWNPIWAGWVMILYAGMFNLPFIIVQRYNRGRIEAITSGANKTGAGSFS
- a CDS encoding phytoene desaturase family protein, producing MSKKVIVIGAGVAGLASAIRLQHAGYKVEIYEKGPLPGGKMNRIETGGYKFDLGPTIVMMPELYREIFELCGRNADDYIPMERLDPMYRVYYKDIPNEPFDISSDLVELTKTIEKISEEDMEGFFLYLHEIYKRFMVAKHNIIQRPFRKFRDFYNFSMLKKALKLKTFDTADRFMSKYMKNERLKQMISFQTLYIGISPFKSPSFYTMIPMIQFMYGVWFIKGGMFTMAHAMEKLFKELGGTIHYNKNVQEIDIQNGKARGILVDGEKVPADFVVCNADFPYAIKNLVKDRAAKGRFTDKKIDKMKYSCSCFLLYLGMNRKYEEIEHVHNFIFTEDLKKNLDDIFAGNKLTNGSFYVYIASKMDPSLAPEGKDGLYILMPVSHVASANYEWNEETIQDYRTYILNTLMKIRGFEQIEQEIVTETCITPRDFESKFNAFNGSTFGLMPILSQSNHMRPQSKAKDCDNLYFTGSSTHPGAGVPIVLLSARIAAQELIQDDQGIVFDYSGK
- a CDS encoding glycosyltransferase family 2 protein, encoding MTVSEEINLIIGSLALLVGLLMFWTFPIIKTTEKNGQLFPLLSIIIPARNEAGRISPLLRSLQEQHYQSFEVLIVDDHSTDQTANIARSFGAKVLQNKAVDSGSGKSTACWHGAQHAKGQWLLFLDADTSFTDADSLFKILGFYHRKGARGILSLQPYHTVHRLYENLSAIFNVIVFVGMNVFTIWGSAFKAAGSFGPSIVCNKKDYFLAGGHHKILGAVMDDLALGQAFMDNNLPVYCMGGSGVITFRMYPEGLKSLVEGWCKSFAVGSKSTHPVVMAMIILWITGGFMSTAALISSIMVFNISGMASSGLLYAAYALQTLRLARRCGNFNRWIFLFYPLLFLFFSAIHLYSLFRAHVLHSVSWKGRKIDV
- a CDS encoding NAD(P)/FAD-dependent oxidoreductase, which gives rise to MNLQSGTYYWPTTYLDAPSYPALKGNLQCDVLIVGGGSSAAQCAYYLADSDLDVVVIEKGKIGHGSTKSNTALIQYSGEKMFTDLIHTFGEDYIGRHLQLLRQAVNEIEMAANAVDIDCEFTRRDTLYAASCQEDIIRLQKEYELLKKHGFELSFWTKEDIERNYPFSRDAAIYSYDDGELNPYKFTHALFDYAAKKNIHIFENTEMNGHHYDAETDCMKISIKKGYSITARKVIFAAGYEGMDIRKEKMVSFVSTYTVTTNPVDDFSTWYNRTLLWETARPYLFMRTTADNRIIIGGLDDNTTHPEDRDSKLMHRKEKLIEEFHKLFPDINVEPEYYLASFYGGSVDGLPIIGVYDQYPCCYFLFAFGDNGTVYSQLLSKLIRDHIVTGSSPDFELYLPDRPVLSVSSKREEVSK
- a CDS encoding MBL fold metallo-hydrolase, with product MRVRVIGRWGAFPRAGEATSGYLLEVGSHKILLDCGSGVLAALQKFIELRDLTSVFLSHRHYDHMADLGCLQYACLIDMDLQRRDTPLRLLTSEEVEGEWSIPVMKGTQEIGVNESARVTLEDGVKVTFFRTNHDGYCLGVRIEFEGRVLAYTADTRYDETLVPYLKDADLLITESSFYADFHAAQYGHMNSYEAGKLASKANVKKLLLSHLPHFGNTQLLKEEAAVMFNGEILLAEFGLQVVI